One window of the Macaca thibetana thibetana isolate TM-01 chromosome 13, ASM2454274v1, whole genome shotgun sequence genome contains the following:
- the NT5DC4 gene encoding LOW QUALITY PROTEIN: 5'-nucleotidase domain-containing protein 4 (The sequence of the model RefSeq protein was modified relative to this genomic sequence to represent the inferred CDS: deleted 2 bases in 2 codons; substituted 1 base at 1 genomic stop codon) translates to MASVDRGEPEGLDSPQGPKQNWHQRIFVNRSLALGKIRCFGFDMDHTLAAYKSPAYEALAFQLLLELLACIGYPHEILRYTYNPTFPTRGLLFSALYGNLLKVDAHGNVLLGAHGFTFLSDLPLLRAEIWSFYPNKFIQRDDLQCFHILNALFNLPETYLCASLADFSSGCSRYTNCDTSYQHGNLFMSFRSPFQDVTDAINNVHQSGCLKEKTLEDLEKYVEKKYPRLPILLGKMKEVGKVFLATNSSYNYTDXAIMTYPFSISEAEASVRPWRSYFDPIVVDTQKPCLFAEGVVLRQVNTVMAGAEDSGKLRVGTYTGSHQHCALYSGGSSDMVCELLGVRGKGILYIGDHIFGDILKSKKRQGWRTCLVVPELSWELDIWAWEEERMEELKRLDTHLADPNQHMDGSSCELQVINFTKREIQMPHKSVVEQERASLDPASRLLSCSQRFIKRSHY, encoded by the exons ATGGCCAGTGTGGACCGGGGAGAGCCTGAGGGACTGGACTCCCCTCAAGGCCCGAAGCAGAACTGGCACCAGCG gATTTTTGTCAACCGCAGCCTGGCACTGGGGAAGATTCGTTGCTTTGGCTTCGACATGGACCATACACT TGCAGCCTACAAGTCCCCAGCCTACGAGGCCCTGGCCTTCCAGCTGCTGCTGGAGCTCCTAGCGTGCATCGGATACCCACATGAGATCCTGCGCTACACCTACAACCCCACCTTCCCCACCAG GGGGCTGTTGTTCAGTGCGCTCTATGGGAACCTGCTGAAGGTGGATGCCCACGGGAACGTGCTGCTGGGTGCCCATGGCTTCACCTTTCTCTCAGA CCTACCT CTTCTCAGGGCAGAGATCTGGAGCTTCTACCCCAACAAGTTCATTCAGAGGGATGACCTGCAGTGCTTCCACATCCTCAACGCACTCTTCAACCTGCCTG AAACCTACCTCTGTGCCAGCCTGGCGGACTTCTCCTCCGGCTGCTCCCGTTACACCAA CTGTGACACCAGTTATCAGCATGGGAACCTCTTCATGTCCTTCCGAAGCCCCTTCCAGGATGTGACTGATGCCATAAATAATGTCCACCAGTCG GGCTGTCTCAAGGAGAAGACCCTGGAGGACTTGGAGAAATATGTGGAGAAGAAATAT CCACGCCTCCCCATCCTGCTGGGGAAGATGAAGGAGGTTGGGAAAGTGTTTCTGGCCACCAACAGCAGCTACAACTACACCGATTGA GCCATCATGACCTACCCGTTCAGCATCAGTGAG GCTGAGGCCTCGGTCAGGCCCTGGAGGTCCTACTTCGACCCGATAGTGGTGGACACGCAGAAG CCCTGCCTCTTTGCAGAGGGGGTGGTCCTGAGGCAGGTCAACACGGTAATGGCAGGTGCAGAG GACTCAGGAAAGCTCCGCGTGGGCACCTACACAGGGTCGCACCAGCATTGTGCTCTCTACTCTGGAG GCTCATCGGACATGGTGTGTGAGCTGCTTGGGGTTCGGGGGAAGGGCATCCTGTATATTGGGGACCACATTTTTGGGGACATTCTGAAGTCCAAGAAGCGGCAGGGCTGGCGGACTTGCCTGGTGGTTCCTGAGCTGTCCTGGGAGCTGGACATCTGGGCCTGGGAGGAGG AGAGGATGGAGGAGCTGAAGAGGCTGGACACGCACCTGGCAGACCCAAACCA GCACATGGATGGGAGCAGTTGTGAGCTGCAAGTCATCAACTTTACCAAGAGAGAGATTCAG ATGCCACATAAGTCAGTTGTGGAGCAAGAACGGGCCAGTCTGGACCCTGCCTCCCGCCTCCTCTCCTGCAGCCAGAGG TTCATCAAGAGAA